The stretch of DNA ACCACCAAAGTCATTACCCCGAGCACCGATTAAAATATCATCATAACCATCATTATTAACATCACCGGCGGACGCGACAGAATTTCCAGCCGCATCACTGGCCACTTCACCGGTAAATTTTACGGATTTGGATAATAACGTACCACTGGTCATCGGAGCTGCTTGACCATAAATCAGATAGACTGCGCCAGCATTAGAAAATGCACCATCGTTACCAGTGGCTCCCACTAGAATATCATCATAACCATCACCATTAACATCACCGGCCGAAGCTATTGCATTACCTGCTACATCGCTAGTGGCTAAAGCTTGACCAGTAAATTCAACTACTGTAGACAGAGACGCACTGGTTAGAGTGCTGGCTTGGCCATAGATCAAATAAACTGCACCGGTATTTGAGACACCACCATCGTCACTTTGTGATGCACCGACAATCACGTCATCATAACCATCACCATTAACATCACCAGCGGAAGCT from Patescibacteria group bacterium encodes:
- a CDS encoding integrin alpha; amino-acid sequence: MKKILLLILLALPSVTFAQDIYSVSLFVEFTGEVLSDIAGTSVASAGDVNGDGYDDVIVGASQSDDGGVSNTGAVYLIYGQASTLTSASLSTVVEFTGQALATSDVAGNAIASAGDVNGDGYDDILVGATGNDGAFSNAGAVYLIYGQAAPMTSGTLLSKSVKFTGEVASDAAGNSVASAGDVNNDGYDDILIGARGNDFGG